DNA from Bos indicus isolate NIAB-ARS_2022 breed Sahiwal x Tharparkar chromosome 15, NIAB-ARS_B.indTharparkar_mat_pri_1.0, whole genome shotgun sequence:
CTGTCTTCTCTTTTGCTCACTTTCCTTTCTGCAATTATTCACAATATTAACTTACCTAGAGCTATGGCTTCCATGTTTTATGGATTCTCTGGGTCAAGTATTCCTTATACAGCCATGTTAAATCGCTCAAATATTCTGGATAAAGAGAGTAGCCTGTATTTTTGAGTCAAACCATAGAGATTGTTAGCAAGTATATGGATACCATGATGTTCCAAGTGGGGTCCTATGCCAGACAAGTAGCATCTAACAAACATGTACTATAATGTATATAGTAAAACTATTTGGTAAATTAAGAAGCTAACCTAAGAGTTGTCCTCTTTCAGATCCTGAGAGGAACAATCTCATTGAaatcttttgtgtattttaatacAATCCATCCTGATTTAGCTGTACTCTGAATATATCtcctaatatttactgaattataGCTGTAAAAATCTCAGAAGAcacttttgtgtattttaatacAATCCATCCTGATTTAGCTGTACTCTGAATATATCtcctaatatttactgaattataGCTGTAAAAATCtcagaagacacaaattacttttttgttttacctAGAtcaatatccctggagaaggcaatggcaccccactccagtactcttgcttggaaaatcccaggggcagaggagcctggtgggctgccgtctatggggtcgcacagagtgggacacgactgaagtgacttagcgagTGAGCGAGCGAGATCAACATCCCATATAATTTAGAACAAAGTACATttacttatgggcttccctggtggctcactggcaaagaatctgcctctcagtgcaggagatgagggttcgattcctgggttggaagatcccctgaaggaggaaatggcaacccactccatggcaacttccttgggaaatcccatggacagaggagggctacagtttatggggtagcaaaagagtcagtcatgacttagcgactgaacaaaaacaaatatttatttatattatttataaatatattatttataaattaacaaGTCTTAGCTTttcatttgagaaggaaatggcagtccagtattcttgcctggagaattgcagggacgggggagcctggtgggctgccatctgtatggtcgcacagagttggacacgactgaaatgacttagcagcagctgcttttcattaataaaataggGTAATGTTGCCAATataatagaggaaaataaaaaaaattaaaaatttacaaacttaaaaagataatataataCTTATTTAACAATGTTTGACACTACTTTTTGAGTTTCAAGCACTCAGCACAATGTAAGTACATCATAGTTATATGATAAATACATTGATATTTGTTCTATAGTTGGTGTAAATAATACTTTCATTATAGTGGATGCTTaattaatatgtatttaataaaatCATTAGGAAATAAACTTCTCAAATGTTAATTTCTGAtttgaaaaacatctgctttggTATATTGTGTATATGCTCCAAGGAGAATTCCTAAACATGAGTGTCCAAAAGGAAAGCCTTGTTCATAAGGGAataagttttaagaaaaataagcaacaaatGCTCTTGCAATTGACCTCAGGTAGGATAGATATATCTTTTTGTCTGTGAGAGAATCTAAGCTTATCAGGGCAGACAACTTGAAGGATGAAGGAGAGGATATGAGCAGAGATTCTTCTTATTCCAAATCTGTTGTTTTAGGACTTTCTCATagtctttgttttatatttgctttaatGGTTCCAAAAAGGAGCTTTACAATtagtcaaaaaatatttactaattagtaaattaatattttgcttttcctggggttaaacacacacatatcagTATACATGTATTCACAGAAGAAATAGTTGGGGATTGGCAGCCTGGAAAAACCCCAAAGAGTTTGGAAAATGATAAGACAAACTCACTTATAGGAGGTCTTGAAAGTGAATAGTGGTATGAATGAAGTAACTACTGAAGGGCATAGACAAATAAGGAGCTGAATCTGGTTCTATGAAATAAAATtgtgtaaaagaaaaatgttaactataGAAATTGTATTTTGAGTGGCTATTAGATGCATAAGGCTCTAAGTAAAGGAAACATTATATTTAACACAAGTTCTTATGTTATtgcaaataattaagaaaaaaaaatagcttttcagACCTAATGGTTATTGGTAAAGAGGGAGAAGAACAGAAGACTTAGGCTGACACTTGAAATTGAATACAAGTGATGTGTACATTGCAGGGCATAGAACAAATCCTTGGGAACTAAGGATATGGGGATAACATCCATGACTTTTAAAAGTAATGGATTTATTTTCTGAGAGGTTAAGTAGAGGAAGGTAAAGATGTGTGACTCATTTTTGGGAAAACATTGAAAGTTTGAATAATTAGTTTAAAGCACTTGGAGAGAGTGTATTTCAGAGGGATCTGGCCAAGAAGAAAccaatttaagagaaaaaaaaagagtgagctgcaaaactgaaaaatattctaaTCAAACTTGCTTTCTGATTATGACCAAACAGAAAGATTTACTACTACTATAGATCCTTCATGCCAGATCTAGGTACAGTCTAATCTTCAAATTCATTACTTTGAATTAGATGAATTTTTCCCTCAATTCCAATTGGTATgtgaccaaaaaagaaagaaagcactgATGATTAGCACTCATAAAAGCACAAGTTAAGGGGAATTTCTTTCATTAGTCATGGACCAGAAAGAAGCCATACAGTATGTTCACTTAGTTTTtctcactgaaaaaaataaaggcatgcAGAAACATAGAATCTGATGATTGACTACTTAAAGACATtgagaaaagagatggaaaattagAGAGGAGTCATTGGGCAGAGAAAGTAAGATGGTATCTTCCTAGTCTAACTAAAGCATATTTTGCTGAAATAACTCAttctaatttttaagttttcagtttTAACAGGAATTAAAAGATGACATAGAAGTAGCACTTCTTGATTCTACTACTCACATCACCATGCTCAGACCCAATGGCTCAGTCTTCACGCCCTCTGTACTAACACTCATTGGGATTCCTGGCCTGGAGTCAGTGCAGTGTTGGATCGGGATTCCATTCTGTTTCATGTACCTTATGGCAGTGATTGGGAATACATTAATTTTAGTGATAATCAAATATGAAAACAGCCTTCATAGTCCAATGTACATTTTTCTGGCCATGTTGGGGGCCACAGACATTGCACTTAGCACATGTATTCTTCCCAGAATGTTAGGCATCTTTTGGTTTCACTTGACAGAGATTTCCTTTGATGCCTGTCTTCTACAAATGTGGCTTATTCACTCATTCCAGGCAACCGAATCAGGTGTTTTACTGGCCATGGCCCTAgatcgctatgtggccatctgtaaccCCTTGAGACATGCCAGCATCTTCTCCCAAAAACTCTTGACTCACATTGGAATCAGTGTAATACTCAGGGCTGTCGTTCTTGTAGCACCATGCATAGTGCTTATCAAATATCGTCTTAAATTCTACCGAACCACAGTCATCTCCCACTCTTACTGTGAGCACATGGCCATTGTGAAACTGGCTACTGAAGATATACGGATCAACAAGATATTAGGCCTGTTTGTTGCCTTCACTATCTTAGGATTTGATATCAGCTTTATCACTTTGTcctattttcagatttttgtcaCTGTCTTTCAACTGCCCCAGAAGGAAGCAAGATTGAAAGCCTTTAATACATGCATCGCTCATATTTGTGTCTTCCTGCAGTTCTACCTCCTtggcttcttctctttcttcacacACAGGTTTGGTTCTCACATACCACCATACGTTCACATCCTTTTATCTAGCCTTTACCTTTTAGTTCCACCTTTTCTCAACCCAATCGTCTATGGAGTGAAGACCAAACAAATTCGTGACCGTGTCCTGAAAATGATCTTCTCCAAAAGACATCCTGATCATTAGTGGCTCCTTCTGTAGAGATTTTAGGTTAGTTTAAAGTAGCAACTTTAATATGGTGAAAAGTTACATCATGAACGAATATCTACATCTGAAAACAATCTTTAAAGCTCAAATGCTGATAATTTAACAAGCCCTCAAATACTTAAAAGCTTTGGTTTGCTATTCACATAAAGAACAAGCTTCCTTATGATGAGATTTCAAATTGTTTCTGTTACTCTTGTTTGGTCCTGTTTATTTAAATCTAGAATGTCCCTTCTAGCAGCACATATTGACAGCAAAATTGAAGAAAACAGCACTTCATTTCCAGTAATTTTCAAGCACCatgaaatatatcaatatttctaGGCTGCTAAACCAATTCAAAGCTATAATTCTAGCTATGTTTCACTTTATAGTATTTGTTTATGAatctatattttgattttttgaaatCACTTATCCATTTTTGTCTACTTCATCTGAATAACTGATGAATATATAAACTATGTAAAATTAGTAATATCAATGtcagaaatataaaatctgtatGATGCTGTCCAAAGTCTATAAACACAGAGGAGTTTTCACAGGAAagcatacattaaaaattttaagcatatTCAAAAATATACCTATTTTATCCAAAAAATCCAATCAGTATCTAAATAGAAAACATCTTTTCAGagacaaatattttaatgattttaccCAATTTGAGTTTTGCTTGaaattggagctttagttctagCATTGAACACTTATACAAATACATTTTCACTGCATTTAGAAATTTCATACTGCAAGTATCTTGAATAGAGGAACTGTGTCTAATTGGTGCTTTTATCCACAGTTAGGTAATGCTTGAGGCGTcttcaaatttcagaaaaatgacATTGTATAATGAACAATTAAGACATTTTCTTGCTGTTGATCAATGGTATTCAAAGCCAACAAATATAGAGACTTTAGGGTAATAAGAAAACTTTGAAGAAAATCGTAGTAAACAAAGAGAGATATCTGAATATGTAGTTGTAAACTAACATAtagtcaaagaaagaaataacccaacattttactacaataaaaagaaagaaaaaggaatcatgTCATTTAAGAGGCAGAAGCagataattattttgaataaataattatgttgaataaagCATAATGAACTTGTGTCATAATGTACTTTTACAATTGACCTCAGGTAGGTTAGATACtgagcagcatgtggaatctttggaATGTTTGctctggaccaaggattgaacccgtgccccctgtaTTAAaagggtgaagtcttaaccactggactgccagggaagttctgcaCTAAgtttttactaaaatttttataaaccTGAGGTatatgaagaaaggaaaaatacaccAAGGGAAGTAATAAAGCAATATGTTAGTGAATCTCAGATGTACAAAAATTTCTTTAATGAGGTAACAAAAACTTAATTAGTTTTAAATCTGTTACAGCATTAAATGTTTCAAGAAGCTGTGGCAACCATACTGCATAATGAATAACTGGTGAAGACATCCACCTCTCAAAAGAAGTAAAACAGCAAATATATGAATTGTCTCCAAGAGGTTATAGCATGTAATGTGcacaaaatgaagataaaaagttCTGATACACCTGAATAAGAAACCAAGGAAAATGGAATGTGATGATAATCACCAATTAATTATGCAGGAATTGGGAGAACCATATTCCAAAATATAAAGTGCAAAAAATTGCCAAAGTGCATGAATTATACTAGAAAAAGCACATACATTTGAAAAGCTCAATAAGAAAAATCAACCTAGCTGTATCAACCAACAAAACCAAACACATTCCATATGCATCAGAATGCCTGCCTTTATTTATCTTCTGGAGtatgaaaaaagacaaacaacataAACCATAAAAGTACATCATCATacataaaaagtaattttcaaatgAGGTATTTAGGTATAATATGACTGTGTGTTGACAGTCAAGTTTTTTAAGCCTATAATTAGCTAAAGAGACCAATAACAAGGTGTAATAATCGAGCAACCATTTTTTGTCTCTTAAATAGACGATTAGAAATAGGTCAATTAGTAAGAGTTGACAGTTCCGGAGAAAATACAAGCAAAGTAATTACCTTACCTTTCATAAGAATAGTTAGAATTTAAACATTGATTCAGGTGATTAGAAGCAAGTAATATAACCACTAGTGcagatatattttctttgatttttgaaatataattctcatacagaaaagtgaaaataaccaATTTTGTAAAGTTCATGAAAATAACttctagatgaagaaacaatttcTCATTCCTTACACGTCTTGTGTTGTGTTCCTTCACCATTACAGTCTCTCATTCTTCCTAAAGATAATCTCTATATTAATAGCTAAAGTAATTATacctttttttgtatatatgtttacAACCTAAACATGCATTCTTAAACCTTATAGTTTAGTTTTGCtgaattttcaattttatataattagaaGTACatagtattgatttttttctgtttttcttcttgtgaATTTTTGACTAGAATATTTTTTGTCCATCTTTCATGTTCTTTGCTGCATAATGTACTATGGTATGGATATACTACAGCTTTTTTACCCGTCCTCTGTTTATGGGCATTGAgaagatttgatttttaaaaacacaattttaaacaTTCTTGTGTATGTATCTTGGTGCACTTAGAGTGATGATTTCTGCATCCAAAAGTCTTGTTGCTAATTCATAGGGTACTGCCAATGTTAGTAAGTGGTGTAatgcatttctaaaatgttggTTCAATTATATTCACTGGCAGAATATAAGAACCTTTATTACTGGACATCATTACTAATATTTGATATGCTTATCATCATTTTAGCCATATGGTACATTTATAATAGTAGTTCCTTGTCATTTTAGTTACCATTTTCAAACAAATAATCAGATTAAAtcaaatttttacatatttatgatATGATACATTTggattttttctattatttttattaatattatgaggtctttatatattttgatgtaATCTTTTTCTAGATTatacacattaaaaatgttttctgctttttgtagaatacttgaaatatttttgaagactaGATATCCTaattaatcaaaattataaaatatttaaataagtgcTAGTTGCTTCTGTTGCAGAAAttcagggaggggaggggctccCAGGGCCCAAGATTGAGCTCTTGTTtaatactcagaaatgaattatCTGAACAGAGGCACATGTGTTgacaaagaagaaattattaGAGAGGGAAAGGGGCACTGGGGCAGGAGAGCTGGGGCAGAAAGGGTAATGGGACCCAAGAGAACTGTTCTATTATGTGGCTCAAAGTTTCAGGTTTCATGGTAATGGGCCTAGTTTCTGGCTCTGGCCAACCATCTTTCTTGGCCCATGTTTGCTCTAACTCAAGGATCATCATGGTGGCTCACACATCTCGTAGCCAAGATGAATTCTAGCATTATGGGTAATTGGCAGTACATAtcatctcctttctcctccttttggCCCCTCTCtagattgcctttttttttttttctccagctaGCACCATTTCCTTTATCAGCAACTCTCTTTATGAGATAATTCATGCAACTGGTTATCATTGTGCCTGGCCAAAGTAGGTGGTTTCAGTCAACAGTTTCAAACATTTCCACATTGATCTAAGAAATCTTTTCCTCTCATGTGTTTATCAACAGTCATCTTATACAATGGCATTCTTTCATATTTAgactaaaattcatttaaaattgcttttcagTTGTAGGTGAAATAGAgagtattacatatttttaagctTCATTATTAAAAATGGCATATAATTAactgtacatatttaaaatgcaCTATCCAATGAATCTTGGCATATGCACAAGCTCATAAAACCATTACCATTATCAACCTGTGACTCTCCCAAATTTCCTCATGTGCATTTATAATGCTGTACTTGGGTAGATACCCATCTTCAAGCAACCACATATCTATTTGAAATCACTAAATGTCAATTtaaatttctagaattttatgtaaatgtgaGACAAGAGGGAAGGGAGCAGGCACAACTTTGAAAGAATTACATAATGTGAGGACATGAAATAAACCAAtagaatcaaatgggtccaagatggtgAATGGCTTGACTTCCACTAAAACTTGAGCCTCACtatatgctcattgtaacacatcagtaagctaaatgacacacccacaggcaccatgACAATTTCAAGGCCATCAAAGACTAAAACGTGGGTAGTGGCtcagttcctggaaatctccaccccttccccaaaatggTTGGAATAATCTTCCCACTCATTAGTCTATGAGATTATCCATCCCATAAAAATTAGCCACAACATATTTTGAAGCTGCTCTCATCTTCTGAGATTGTGCACACTCTGTCTGTGAAGtgtatttctctctaaataatTCCACTTCTTACCGGTCagtttgtctctcactgaattcattgatgagacatcaagaatctGAACTTCATTGAGTCCCAAGATCTGGTGTGATCTCAGTTTAAAGACCATGAATTCAAGTCTCAAACTGGGTTTTGGctgagttcaagtcccaatcaGAGATACATGGTTTCAAATGCATTAATACcaaatgtaatttcatttttggtcttttttttttttttttcccctctcactgACCTCAATTATTTTCCAAGGCATTCATCAATAGttctctttttttgatgttaaatagtattttgttttgtggatataccacaattcatttatcctttcacttatggatatttgggttctttacagtatgtatatatttttattcagtcaCGTTCATTTGCAGAGGAGAAGGAATGGACATGAGGGATATTTTGACTCTGTCACATATTGGATGAGCTCTAATGAAGCCAGAGAAGAGTAAAGGAATTGAAAACATAACAGATAACCATAGTAAGATGAGATGTGAATAGTGAGAGAGGTAATAGACAGTTGAAATATGGCAATATCACCAGATTAGATGCACCTCATTGTGTTAAAACTATTGTTGAAATCAGAACGAGAGAGAGTGTGCTATTAAAAATGCAGGAAACACACTGGAAATAATCATCAGGTATAGAATATCTAGGAACTGTGAAAAGAGGGTAGGAAATGCAGTGGAGGTGgtataaaaatgtaattcaaatGTATTGATACATCTCTCAGTAGACAACTGCTGAGTTAATAGGTTTTCAGTTATTATGCTTAATTTCTTTAGTGCATCCTTTATTAATCATAAcacttttgaggggaaaaaaaagatatatgaatgTTTTCCTGGTGCAGTACTTGGCAAACAagttgaaatggagcaggaccttGTGGGGGCTGCCCTGGGAACAAAAGCACTCTCAAGTCTCCTATTCCTTATTTACAGGGGAAGGCTTCAGTCTCTTAGACCTTTCTGAATTCCAAAAGGGCTGATTCAAATAGCTACTAACAAAGGAAGTGGAAGAATGCAAAAATGAAGCAGTCAAGAAAAAGTGTGGAGATAAGGCAGAGCCCTCTTGCTAGTAACTCTTCAAGGGATACATATAACAATCTGATACATAGCTTGAGTTCTACTGCGGGAACTAAGGCTTCTACTCAAGTGGAGGATGGTAACCTTTGATTGACATTGACATAGACCCCATACTGGCCAGAAGCAGAAGGCTGCTAATTGAAATTCCTAGAACAATATCCTGTTACCACACCACCAAACAATCGGAAGAAAGTCACACACTCTGTAGCCTTCCCCAGAAATTTGCCTTTAAAAACACTTCCTCAAGGCCAGAGGGAGTTTGGACTTTTtgagcatgttcagttcagttcagtttcgttcagtcgctcagtcatgtcggactgtttgccaccccatgaaatgcagcacaccaggcctccctgtccatcaccaactcccggagtttacccaaactcatgtccattgagtcggtgatgccatctaaccatctcatcctctgtcgtccccttctcctcgtgccttcaaacttcccaacatcagggtcttttcaaatgagtcagttcttcacatcaggtggccaaaatattagagtttcagtttcaacatcaatccctccaatgaacatccaggactgatttcctttaggatggactggtaggatctccttgaagtctaaaggactctcaagagtctttttcaacaccacagttcaaaagcatcaattcttttgcattcagctttctttatagtccaaatctcacatccatacatgaccactgtaaaaccatagccttgactagatgaacctttgctgacaaagtaatgtctctgctttttaatatgctgtctaggttggtcataactttccttccaaggaggaagtgtcttttaatttcatggctgcagtcaacatctgcagtgattttggagcccagaaaaataaagtcagccactgtttccactgtttccccatctatttcccatgaagtgatgtgaccgggtgccatgatcttcgttttctgaatgtggaactttaagccaactttttcactctcctctttcactttcatcaaggggctttttactacctcttcactttctgccataagggtggtgtcatctgcatatctgagattattgatatttctcccggcaatcttgattccagcttgtgcttcatccagcccagcatttctcatgatgtactctgcaaagaagttagataagcagggtaacaatatacagccttgacatactccttttatttggaaccagtctgttgttccatgtccagttctaactgttgcttcttgacctgcatacaagtttctcaagaggcaggtcaggtggtctggtattcccatatctttcaggtgtttctacagttttttgtgatccacacagtcaaaggctttggcatagtcaataaagtagaaatagatgtttttctgtaactctcttgcttctttgatgatccagcgaatgttggcaatttgatctctggttcctctgccttttctaaaaccagcttgaacatctggaagtgcatgcttcatgtactgttgaagcctggcttggagagttttgagcattactttactatcatgtgagatgagtgcaattgtgtggtagtttgagcattctttgccactgcctttatttgggattgaaatgaaaactgaccttttccagtcctgtggccactgctgagtttaaaaaaaaaaaaaaaaagaaatgcaaaaaagcaaaatggctgtctgaggaggccttacaaatagctgtgaaaagaagagaagtgaaaagcaaaggagaaaaggaaagatatagccatttgaatacagaattccaaagaatagaaaggagagataagaaagcctttctcagcaatcagtgcaaagaaatagaggaaaacaatagaatgggaaagaccagagagctcttcaagaaaatttgaggtatcaagggaacatttcatgcaaagatgggcacaataaaggacaaaaatggtatggacctaacagaggcagaagatattaaaaagaggtgacaagaatacacagaactatacagaaaagatcttcatgagccagataatcatgatggtgtgatcattcacctagagccagacatcctggaatgtgaagtcaagtgggccttaggaagcatcactatgaacaaagctagtggaggtgatggaattccagtttgaGCATGAGTTGCTCACATTCCTTGCTTTATCATTGAAATAAAACAGTTCCTGTTCTAAATCCCAACTTTTCAGTTTCCTTGTTCTCCTGTGCTTTGCTCATAGGGGTTTGAGAAGAAAGTTGTTTTCAAATAGGATATAAGTACTGTTGTATTCAGTGTTAAATTACCCTGTAATATTAGACCTTCTGGaattaacagcaaaaaaaaaaaaaaaattttttttttcatcataggggactggagtgcaaaagtaggaagtcaggagatacctggaggaatagttaagtttggccttggagtacaaaataaagcagggcagattctaacaaagttttgcctggagaatgcactggttatagcaaacactgtTATAGCAAagaccttcttccaacaacataagagacgaTTCTACACGTGGACATTACCAGaaggtcaatatcaaaatcagataaATCATATTCTTTATagataaagatggagaagcactatacagtcagtaaaaaccaGAGTGGGAGCTgacattcaaaaactgaagatcatggcctccagtcccctcacttcatggcaaataaatggggaaacaatgaaaacagtgacagactttattttcttgggctccagatcactgcagatggtgactgcagccatgaaattaaaagacacttgctccttggaagaatagctatggcaaacctagacagctattaaaaagcagagacattacttactGACAAcagtctgtacagtcaaagctgttttttgaatagtcatgtatggacatgagagttggaccgtaagaaAGGCCGAGTGCCACATAAGAAtccatgcttttgaactctggtgttggagaagactctt
Protein-coding regions in this window:
- the LOC109568949 gene encoding olfactory receptor 52A5-like; the protein is MLRPNGSVFTPSVLTLIGIPGLESVQCWIGIPFCFMYLMAVIGNTLILVIIKYENSLHSPMYIFLAMLGATDIALSTCILPRMLGIFWFHLTEISFDACLLQMWLIHSFQATESGVLLAMALDRYVAICNPLRHASIFSQKLLTHIGISVILRAVVLVAPCIVLIKYRLKFYRTTVISHSYCEHMAIVKLATEDIRINKILGLFVAFTILGFDISFITLSYFQIFVTVFQLPQKEARLKAFNTCIAHICVFLQFYLLGFFSFFTHRFGSHIPPYVHILLSSLYLLVPPFLNPIVYGVKTKQIRDRVLKMIFSKRHPDH